A part of Flavobacteriaceae bacterium GSB9 genomic DNA contains:
- a CDS encoding amidohydrolase family protein produces the protein MKRAIIYLIPILLMSCNEPTTENTSADMLIKNITLIDGTGNSERYNQNIYIREGRIVKIDTLRNYSVADTVVDGSGKYMIPGLFDNHFHLYRDSVDHRRMLKQLIHFGVTNVFIPGGSQAPYPNLLLIDSLEISNQITSPKIWYTSPYVTIEGAHPMKTAPQTKWVDGENVYILKDGSAIPEIIRDAKANGAIGIKLEIENGPAPPFIERIDTVLIRKIAKEAHANNLMLVSHISDMEEVRLSVAHGVDAMMHFAGPIDLENDLDLIMQIKEKNISWVTTSNMLNFVNYALHPELLDTEVWDVFDIEREELKANQEQAKQMAVGMIKKWFNMEIEEWENRINPGLFDINKLDSLGVNIVLGTDPGSVTAYNITGLNVHEEMQNYQKGGMNPLRIIKCATLNAATMLGVQEDYGTLEAGKHANMVILSENPLEDISNTLSIDVVIKNGEIQERITNANNVYK, from the coding sequence ATGAAAAGAGCAATAATTTATTTGATACCAATACTACTAATGTCCTGTAATGAGCCCACCACAGAAAATACGTCGGCAGACATGCTTATTAAAAATATTACGTTAATTGATGGGACTGGAAATAGTGAGCGTTACAATCAAAACATCTATATACGGGAAGGCCGTATTGTAAAAATAGATACACTTAGAAATTACTCAGTTGCTGATACCGTGGTTGATGGCTCAGGAAAATATATGATTCCTGGTCTTTTTGATAATCATTTCCATCTGTATCGTGACTCTGTCGATCATCGCAGGATGTTAAAGCAGCTAATCCACTTTGGTGTGACAAATGTGTTTATCCCCGGAGGCTCCCAGGCACCTTACCCTAATCTTCTATTAATCGATTCATTAGAAATTAGTAATCAAATCACTTCTCCTAAAATTTGGTATACAAGTCCCTATGTTACCATAGAAGGTGCACACCCTATGAAAACCGCCCCCCAAACAAAATGGGTGGATGGTGAAAACGTCTATATTTTGAAGGATGGATCAGCCATTCCTGAAATAATTCGTGATGCCAAAGCCAATGGAGCTATTGGAATCAAGTTAGAAATTGAAAATGGTCCTGCGCCTCCTTTCATTGAACGCATTGATACGGTATTGATTCGTAAAATTGCAAAAGAGGCTCATGCCAATAACCTCATGTTAGTATCACACATCAGCGATATGGAAGAAGTTAGACTAAGTGTAGCGCACGGTGTAGATGCTATGATGCATTTTGCGGGTCCAATTGATTTAGAAAATGATCTTGATTTAATCATGCAAATCAAAGAAAAGAATATATCATGGGTTACCACTTCGAACATGCTAAACTTCGTGAATTACGCCCTACATCCGGAGCTGTTAGACACTGAAGTGTGGGATGTGTTTGATATTGAGCGTGAGGAGTTAAAAGCAAATCAAGAGCAAGCCAAGCAAATGGCTGTAGGTATGATAAAAAAGTGGTTTAACATGGAAATTGAAGAATGGGAAAACCGTATAAATCCTGGGCTATTTGATATCAACAAGCTCGATTCTCTTGGTGTCAATATTGTACTTGGGACAGACCCAGGCTCTGTAACTGCATATAATATTACAGGTCTCAATGTTCATGAAGAAATGCAGAATTATCAAAAGGGAGGAATGAACCCTTTACGTATTATCAAGTGCGCCACACTTAATGCAGCAACCATGTTAGGTGTTCAAGAAGATTATGGCACCTTAGAAGCAGGGAAGCATGCGAACATGGTTATTCTGAGCGAAAACCCTTTAGAAGATATCTCGAATACGTTATCTATAGATGTAGTTATAAAAAATGGAGAAATTCAAGAAAGAATTACAAATGCTAACAATGTGTATAAGTAA